ATAAAAAACAATTTTTTTTAAACTTTATTAGAAAGTTGTAAAAATGTTGATTTTTGGAAAGTAGATATGAAGATAAAATTAGAATCTACAATTACTTGTCCTGAATGCGGGTATAAAGAAAAAGAGAAAATGCCTCTTGATTCCTGTCTATTTTTTTATGAATGCAAAGGTTGCGGCAGAGTTTTAAGACCCAAAGAGGGTGACTGCTGTGTTTTTTGCTCTTACGGAGATATCCCATGTCCATCCATGCAGAAGAGAGACAGTTGATAATTTCAAAATCTTTTTATTGTTGATTTTTTTTCTTGACAGTGAACAATCGTTCACCTATATTATTTCTATGCCCAAAAAACCTGATTTAGAGAAAATCAAATCGAGAGCTGAAAAAATATCTGATTTTTATCAACGCGAGGGAAGAATGCCAAGTTTTTCGGAGATTGCACAGATAAGCGGTATAAAATCAAAAAATGCTGTTTCAAAACTTGTAAAGAGACTCGAAGATATGAAAGTGTTAAAAAAAGATACAAAGGGAAGATTGATTCCTAATCCTGTGATGAAATCTCCACTTAAGATGCTTGGCACAGTGGAGGCGGGATTTCCCAGCCCTGCGGAAGAAGAGTTGGCAGACAATATTTCTCTCGATGAGCTTTTGATAGATAATCGCGAAGCAACATTTTTGCTTAAAGTTTCAGGAGATTCAATGTCGGGCGCCGGAATACTTCCCGGAGATATGGTGATAGTAGACAAGGGGAGGATTCCTAAAAGCGGAGATATAGTTATTGCAGAGGTAGATG
This Candidatus Schekmanbacteria bacterium DNA region includes the following protein-coding sequences:
- the lexA gene encoding repressor LexA, whose translation is MLIFFLDSEQSFTYIISMPKKPDLEKIKSRAEKISDFYQREGRMPSFSEIAQISGIKSKNAVSKLVKRLEDMKVLKKDTKGRLIPNPVMKSPLKMLGTVEAGFPSPAEEELADNISLDELLIDNREATFLLKVSGDSMSGAGILPGDMVIVDKGRIPKSGDIVIAEVDGEWTMKYLKKRGNSVFLVAANPRYKPIKPKNELRIGGVVTAVVRKYK